Genomic DNA from Acetilactobacillus jinshanensis:
TTCAACGGTCTTTCCGGTAAATACTGACATTAAATTCAATACTCCTTTTCAAATGAAGCTAACGAGTCCTATAATATCACACTTTATCGCGAAAATAAGTTTCCCTGGCAAACAAAAAAGCACCAATTAATTTTAACTGGTGCTTTAAAGTAATTATTAATTAAATTTAATGTCTGTTTTTGTGATTATGCTTACTGCGGGTAGCTCGACGAATTGCTTTTCTAATCTTACGTTCGTGAGCCTTGTGCTTTCGCTGACGAACAGAACGTTCTTTTCTGATCTTCCATGGGTTCTGGAAGATTAAGATCTGAACGGCACTGAATGCGTTGGTTACCACCCAGTATAGTGACAATGCTGACGGGATGTTTAATGCAGCGAAGAAAATGAAGATTGGCATCCCAATCATCATCATCTTGCTCATCCCGTTCATCTGCATCTGGGACTTGGTGGATAACCAGACACTAAAGAACGTAAATACCGCAGCCAGAATTGGTAACAGCAGATATGGATCTCGACTACCTAATCTTAGCCACAGGAATTGACCGGTTCGCAGAATATGAGTTCTCCAGATCGACTGATATAGAGCCCACAAAATTGGCAACTGGACCAATAATGGTAAACATCCGGCCAACGGGTTAACCCCAGCTTCGGAATATAGCTTCTGTTGAGCCGTCCGTAGCTTTTCCATGGTTTCCGTATCATGAGATGAATACTTTTTCTGTAAAGCCTTTAACTGAGGGGCAATCTTTTGTGTCTTACGCATTGTCCGCAGCTGATAAATCATCAGTGGCAAAATAATGATTCGGACAATAATGGTGAAGACGATAATCCCCATACCATAACTGTGCCCGAATGTCTTAGACAACCAAAGGATCGCTCGTGAAAAATTAAGAACGATGCCACCGTCCCATAGTCCGGTACTGTGTTCCGTAATCGGTTTATTACTACAAGCCGTCAGGAACAGCATCAAACTAAAGACAAATGACAAACTTAGCCATTTTTTAAATTTCTTCTTCAATTTGATTCCTCACGATCATTTGGGATTCGATTTTAATAATTTTGCTAAATTTAGGGCGTGGGTCAGATTTTTCTTAACGTCAGCCATCGACATTTTGTCAGCGCTCGGTCGAGCGATTACTAAGAAATCATAATCTGACTTCAACTGAGGCTTTAAATCAGTCAACGTTTGTCTGATCCGGCGCTTAACCCAGTTACGGTGAACGGCGTTTCCAATCTTTTTACCAACGGAAATCCCGACTCGCCAGTGCTTCTGGTCATTTTTCTTCAATTTATAGACCACGAAGACCCGGTTCGCAACTGAATCATGGGTATCGAAGACCCGCTGAAATTCAGTTTCTTTTTTTACACGATATGATTTACGCATGTTGCATCTCCATATCAAAAGGTCAATCGATCATTTTTTATGAAAAAAGGCCACTGAGACTCCCAGTGGCTTTTCAACTTAGTTAGTTATCAGAAACAGTTAATCTTGTGCGACCTTTTTTACGGCGACGTGAAATTACTTCGCGACCCTTTTTGGTTTGCATCCGAGCACGGAAACCGTGGGTACGTGCACGCTTACGTTTCTTTGGTTGGTAAGTACGTTTCATTACTAACCCTCCTTAATCGGCGTTTGACGCTTTAAAGTATTTCTTGTCTATAATACCACACTCGTCAAACTTATGAAATGTCATTCAAAATCATATCCAAATCAATTTAAACGACAGATATAACAATCTGTCATTCCATTATTTATAAATCCTCGTAAATTCATTACCT
This window encodes:
- a CDS encoding YidC/Oxa1 family membrane protein insertase, which translates into the protein MKKKFKKWLSLSFVFSLMLFLTACSNKPITEHSTGLWDGGIVLNFSRAILWLSKTFGHSYGMGIIVFTIIVRIIILPLMIYQLRTMRKTQKIAPQLKALQKKYSSHDTETMEKLRTAQQKLYSEAGVNPLAGCLPLLVQLPILWALYQSIWRTHILRTGQFLWLRLGSRDPYLLLPILAAVFTFFSVWLSTKSQMQMNGMSKMMMIGMPIFIFFAALNIPSALSLYWVVTNAFSAVQILIFQNPWKIRKERSVRQRKHKAHERKIRKAIRRATRSKHNHKNRH
- the rnpA gene encoding ribonuclease P protein component produces the protein MRKSYRVKKETEFQRVFDTHDSVANRVFVVYKLKKNDQKHWRVGISVGKKIGNAVHRNWVKRRIRQTLTDLKPQLKSDYDFLVIARPSADKMSMADVKKNLTHALNLAKLLKSNPK
- the rpmH gene encoding 50S ribosomal protein L34, with product MKRTYQPKKRKRARTHGFRARMQTKKGREVISRRRKKGRTRLTVSDN